One Nocardioidaceae bacterium SCSIO 66511 genomic window carries:
- a CDS encoding WYL domain-containing protein, with protein MAVETSPTVRALRTLELLQARPGLTASELAETLGVTERAARRYVAILRDADIPVVSERGRYGGYRLGRGIRLPPLRFSATEALGLVMAALDGSHAAADADDPVGSALGKLIRALPEHVGRQAATMRGHAASLPQHGAARPDPEITSALVAASAARFGVRIEYRSQSGKQWEESADPWAVVVRHGRWYLLCHSHRADAVRTYRIDRIQSVAERTETFVAPDDLDHAGLLEQQLGIGWEYDTRVVFEAPFEEVAPWVRPPMGRLEPLDARRCVLIGSTGNPSMYAGEWLAAIPLPFRVEGGPELRDAVRTVADRMSDSLADR; from the coding sequence ATGGCGGTCGAAACGAGTCCGACGGTTCGCGCCCTCCGTACGCTCGAACTGCTGCAGGCCAGGCCCGGCCTCACGGCGTCCGAACTCGCCGAGACGCTCGGCGTCACCGAGCGCGCCGCACGACGCTACGTCGCGATCCTCAGAGACGCCGACATCCCCGTCGTCTCCGAACGCGGACGCTACGGCGGGTACCGACTCGGCCGAGGCATCCGGCTGCCGCCGCTGAGGTTCAGTGCCACCGAGGCGCTCGGCCTGGTGATGGCCGCGCTCGACGGCAGCCACGCGGCAGCCGACGCCGACGACCCGGTCGGATCGGCGCTGGGCAAACTGATCCGAGCGTTGCCGGAGCACGTCGGCCGGCAAGCCGCCACGATGCGCGGGCATGCCGCGTCGCTGCCACAACACGGTGCCGCTCGACCCGACCCGGAGATCACCAGTGCGCTGGTCGCCGCATCCGCCGCCCGGTTCGGCGTACGAATCGAGTACCGCAGTCAGTCGGGCAAACAATGGGAGGAGTCCGCCGACCCGTGGGCCGTCGTCGTACGGCATGGGCGCTGGTACCTGCTCTGCCACTCCCACCGCGCAGACGCCGTACGCACCTATCGCATCGACCGGATCCAGTCGGTCGCCGAACGCACGGAGACGTTCGTTGCTCCCGACGACCTCGACCATGCGGGCCTGCTGGAGCAACAGCTCGGTATCGGCTGGGAGTACGACACCCGGGTCGTCTTCGAGGCTCCGTTCGAGGAGGTCGCCCCATGGGTTCGACCTCCGATGGGCCGGCTCGAACCCCTCGACGCACGTCGTTGCGTCCTGATCGGCAGCACCGGCAACCCATCGATGTACGCCGGCGAATGGCTCGCCGCCATCCCGTTGCCCTTCCGCGTCGAAGGTGGCCCCGAGCTACGAGACGCCGTGCGCACAGTTGCGGATCGGATGTCCGACTCGCTCGCGGACCGGTGA
- a CDS encoding alpha/beta hydrolase — protein sequence MDIVLVGGLWLDGSAWDEVIPALEAHGHRPRPVTLPGQGDGNASATLDDQIAAVLSAVDSSAGKPMVVGHSAASGLAWIAADRRPDKVAKAVMIGGFPCSDGETYADLFPRHDGAMSFPGWEPFAGADTADLDDETKSAIAATLIPVPEGVALAAVTLTDDRRYDVPLVLVCPEFTPAEAKEWVDAGELPEVAKSRNLSYVDLDTGHWPMFSAPGELARVLAELS from the coding sequence ATGGACATCGTGTTGGTCGGCGGACTGTGGCTGGACGGTTCGGCCTGGGACGAGGTCATACCTGCCTTGGAAGCGCACGGACACCGGCCGCGCCCGGTGACGTTGCCCGGGCAGGGCGACGGCAACGCATCGGCGACGCTCGACGATCAGATCGCCGCAGTGCTATCCGCTGTCGACTCGAGCGCCGGAAAGCCGATGGTGGTGGGGCATTCCGCCGCCAGCGGACTGGCCTGGATCGCAGCCGACAGGCGGCCCGACAAGGTCGCGAAGGCAGTCATGATCGGTGGATTCCCTTGCAGTGATGGCGAAACGTACGCCGACCTCTTCCCGCGACACGACGGCGCTATGTCGTTCCCCGGCTGGGAACCCTTCGCCGGCGCCGACACAGCAGACCTGGACGATGAGACGAAGTCGGCGATCGCGGCGACGCTGATCCCGGTCCCCGAGGGCGTGGCACTTGCGGCCGTCACCCTCACTGACGACCGCCGTTATGACGTGCCGCTCGTCCTGGTCTGCCCGGAGTTCACACCGGCCGAGGCCAAAGAATGGGTCGACGCGGGCGAGCTGCCGGAGGTGGCGAAGTCGCGCAACCTGTCGTACGTCGACCTCGACACGGGGCATTGGCCGATGTTCAGCGCGCCCGGCGAACTCGCCCGCGTGCTGGCAGAGCTCAGCTGA
- a CDS encoding flavin reductase family protein, whose protein sequence is MTATIDTETTTQFDGRALRDAYGTFPSGVVAVGAQVGGQLIGIAASSFTSVSLDPPLVSFSVAKTSNTWPALRDARSVGVSVLADHHDALCRQLAGPAEQRFDGLVIRTSGDGAVLLDEAVSTFTCSMHQEYDAGDHVIALLQVHDVHADPDRPPLVFHKSGFQRLHRDDLDPARLDGRINGTDTDREVGTSADDSTASVA, encoded by the coding sequence ATGACTGCCACCATCGACACGGAGACGACCACGCAGTTCGACGGACGCGCGCTTCGCGATGCGTATGGCACCTTTCCGAGCGGAGTCGTGGCCGTCGGCGCGCAGGTCGGCGGACAGCTCATCGGCATCGCCGCGAGCTCGTTCACCTCGGTCAGCCTCGATCCGCCGCTCGTCTCCTTCTCCGTTGCGAAGACCAGCAACACCTGGCCGGCGCTGCGCGATGCGCGGTCTGTCGGCGTCAGCGTGCTCGCCGACCACCACGACGCGCTGTGCCGTCAGCTCGCCGGTCCGGCCGAGCAACGCTTCGACGGCCTGGTGATCCGTACCAGCGGCGACGGCGCCGTACTCCTCGACGAGGCCGTGTCAACGTTCACCTGCTCGATGCATCAGGAGTACGACGCGGGCGACCACGTGATTGCGCTCCTGCAGGTGCACGACGTACACGCCGATCCGGACCGGCCGCCGCTCGTCTTCCACAAGAGCGGCTTTCAGCGACTACACCGCGACGACCTGGATCCCGCGCGACTCGACGGACGCATCAACGGCACAGACACCGACCGCGAGGTCGGCACGTCTGCGGACGACTCGACCGCGAGCGTCGCCTGA
- a CDS encoding NAD(P)H-dependent oxidoreductase, with the protein MSARRVAVVVGNPKPQSRTLAAASRLARELSGREPDFVVDLAERGSSLLDFADADVARLVDQIATADLVIVASPTYKASITGLLKLFLDRFAGGSLTGIAVPLMLGAGPGHALAPEYTLRPVLAELGALTPVRGLYVRDSEYDDPAAYEPWLASARPVVDAILRHRNDTTGVLV; encoded by the coding sequence GTGAGCGCCCGGCGGGTTGCAGTCGTCGTCGGCAACCCGAAGCCGCAGAGCCGTACGCTCGCCGCAGCCAGTCGGCTTGCTCGTGAGCTGTCCGGACGCGAGCCCGACTTCGTGGTCGACCTGGCCGAGCGCGGCTCGTCGTTACTCGACTTCGCGGACGCAGACGTGGCCCGGCTGGTCGATCAGATCGCAACGGCGGATCTCGTGATCGTCGCCAGCCCGACGTACAAGGCGAGCATCACCGGGTTGCTGAAGCTGTTCCTCGATCGCTTCGCGGGAGGCAGCCTCACCGGGATCGCCGTGCCGCTGATGCTCGGCGCGGGCCCCGGCCACGCGCTCGCACCGGAGTACACGCTGCGTCCGGTACTCGCCGAGCTCGGCGCGCTGACACCCGTACGCGGGCTGTACGTACGCGACTCCGAGTACGACGACCCCGCCGCGTACGAACCGTGGCTCGCCTCGGCCCGACCCGTGGTCGACGCAATCCTCCGACACCGCAACGACACGACAGGAGTTCTCGTATGA
- a CDS encoding LLM class flavin-dependent oxidoreductase — MSLKFHWFLPTNGGDGQHIVGGGHGVNPGVSTRPADVAYLGQIARAAEQSGFDAALTPTGAWCDDAWLSTAMLSQVSERLRFLVAFRPGIIAPYLAAQMSGTFQNLTGGRLLLNVVTGGESHEQRMFGDFLDKEARYARCDEFLTIVRRLWAGVTVDFDGEHLKVEGARLDQIPNPVPDIYFGGSSPAAGDVAAKHADVYLTWGEPPEAVAKKIEWIRRLAAADPSRGDRPIRFGIRMHTINRRTSQEAWAEAQRLIDDVDGETIQKIQAGLQRSESEGQRRMLELHGGSRDDLEIYPNVWAGVGLVRGGAGTALVGSHEEVADRIAEYADLGIEEFVLSAYPHLEGAYGFGEGVLPILADRGLWKDPRPVSRHSPAAVPFASAGRTAS, encoded by the coding sequence ATGTCATTGAAGTTCCACTGGTTCCTGCCAACGAACGGCGGCGACGGCCAGCACATCGTCGGCGGCGGGCACGGCGTCAACCCAGGCGTCTCGACCAGGCCCGCCGACGTGGCCTACCTCGGTCAGATCGCTCGTGCTGCCGAGCAGAGCGGCTTCGACGCCGCGCTCACGCCAACCGGCGCATGGTGCGACGACGCCTGGCTGTCCACTGCGATGCTGAGTCAGGTCTCGGAGCGACTGAGATTCTTGGTTGCATTCCGACCGGGCATCATCGCGCCGTACCTCGCCGCCCAGATGTCGGGTACGTTCCAGAACCTCACCGGCGGCCGGCTGCTCCTCAACGTGGTCACCGGCGGAGAGAGTCACGAACAACGCATGTTCGGCGACTTCCTCGACAAGGAGGCGCGGTACGCGCGCTGCGACGAGTTCCTGACCATCGTCCGTCGACTGTGGGCCGGTGTCACCGTCGACTTCGACGGTGAGCACCTCAAGGTCGAGGGTGCGCGGCTGGACCAGATCCCGAACCCGGTCCCGGACATCTACTTCGGCGGCTCGTCGCCGGCGGCCGGCGACGTCGCCGCGAAGCACGCCGACGTCTATCTGACCTGGGGCGAACCGCCGGAGGCCGTTGCGAAGAAGATCGAGTGGATCCGACGACTCGCCGCAGCCGATCCTTCGCGCGGCGACCGCCCGATCCGGTTCGGGATCCGCATGCACACGATCAACCGTCGTACGTCGCAGGAGGCCTGGGCGGAAGCGCAACGGCTGATCGACGACGTCGACGGCGAGACGATCCAGAAGATCCAAGCCGGCTTGCAACGCAGCGAGTCCGAAGGCCAGCGGCGGATGCTGGAGCTGCACGGCGGCAGCCGGGACGATCTCGAGATCTACCCCAACGTGTGGGCGGGTGTCGGTCTCGTACGCGGTGGGGCGGGCACCGCGCTCGTCGGCAGCCACGAGGAGGTCGCCGACCGGATCGCCGAGTACGCGGACCTCGGCATCGAGGAGTTCGTGCTGTCCGCGTACCCGCACCTGGAAGGTGCGTACGGCTTCGGCGAGGGCGTTCTGCCCATCCTCGCCGACCGCGGACTGTGGAAGGACCCGCGACCGGTCTCACGGCACTCCCCAGCCGCGGTGCCGTTCGCATCCGCGGGAAGGACGGCATCGTGA
- a CDS encoding SfnB family sulfur acquisition oxidoreductase has product MTSVPILDTPNAIVAARELAALLAKESGSRDAERTLPTQEVQALKDSGLLAVTVPPEYGGPGLPVETLAEVIRLVAAGDPSVAQIPHSHFVYVNALKHQGSEEQKRRLFRALLDGGSFGNAQSEIGTKHVRDFRTTLTPDGSGNWRLDGEKGYCTGALFADWIPVLAHRGVDGPMGVAWVPRSADGVEVTDNWAGMGQRTTASGTVRLTDVSVDDALVMGYAENFDGPQTYGAFAQVLHAAIDAGIARAALSEAAEFVTTKSRPYPDAGVDRAADDPLIVHAFGEMELAVRSCEQLTAAAARTIDDADRELSEESAGAASLAVAAARAATTNASVSVTSRLFEVAGTRSALEGLNLNRHWRNARTHTLHDPAAWKVQHLGRYAIEGVLPPNHGQI; this is encoded by the coding sequence ATGACCAGCGTACCCATTCTCGACACGCCGAACGCGATCGTCGCCGCGCGGGAGCTGGCGGCGCTGCTGGCAAAGGAGTCAGGCAGCCGAGATGCCGAGCGGACCCTGCCAACGCAGGAGGTCCAAGCGCTGAAGGACTCCGGGCTGCTCGCCGTGACCGTGCCGCCGGAGTACGGCGGCCCCGGTTTGCCCGTTGAGACGCTCGCCGAAGTGATCCGGCTGGTGGCCGCCGGTGACCCGAGCGTCGCGCAGATCCCACACAGCCACTTCGTGTACGTGAACGCGCTCAAACACCAGGGCAGCGAAGAGCAGAAGCGTCGGCTGTTCCGTGCCTTGCTCGACGGCGGGTCGTTCGGCAACGCACAGTCCGAGATCGGCACGAAGCACGTACGCGACTTCCGCACGACGCTCACGCCGGACGGAAGCGGGAACTGGCGGCTCGACGGCGAGAAGGGTTACTGCACGGGAGCGTTGTTCGCCGACTGGATCCCCGTACTCGCACACCGCGGGGTCGACGGACCGATGGGCGTCGCCTGGGTGCCGCGATCCGCCGACGGCGTAGAGGTGACCGACAACTGGGCGGGCATGGGACAACGCACCACCGCCAGCGGCACCGTACGGCTGACCGACGTCTCCGTCGACGACGCACTCGTCATGGGGTACGCGGAGAACTTCGACGGACCGCAGACGTACGGGGCGTTCGCACAGGTCCTGCATGCGGCCATCGACGCCGGCATCGCCCGCGCAGCACTCAGCGAGGCCGCGGAGTTCGTGACCACGAAGAGCCGTCCGTACCCGGACGCCGGCGTGGACCGGGCGGCCGACGACCCGCTGATCGTGCACGCGTTCGGCGAGATGGAGCTCGCCGTCAGAAGCTGCGAGCAACTCACCGCGGCCGCTGCCCGCACGATCGACGATGCTGACCGAGAGCTCAGCGAGGAGTCCGCCGGCGCCGCAAGCCTCGCCGTCGCTGCTGCTCGCGCCGCAACGACGAACGCATCCGTCTCGGTCACCTCCCGGTTGTTCGAGGTTGCCGGTACGCGCTCCGCGCTCGAAGGCCTGAACCTCAACCGACATTGGCGAAACGCGCGTACGCACACACTCCACGACCCGGCCGCATGGAAGGTGCAGCACCTCGGCCGGTACGCGATCGAAGGCGTCCTCCCGCCCAACCACGGCCAGATCTGA
- a CDS encoding LLM class flavin-dependent oxidoreductase yields MSPNSDSGTAPEGRKRQIRFNAFDMNCVGHQSAGMWRHPDDQSRRYKDLDYWTDLAKTLERGVFDGIFIADVLGTYDVYGGTNEAALRAGTQVPVNDPMMLVSAMAHVTEHLGFGITAGTAYEHPYPFARRMSTLDHLTKGRVGWNVVTGYLASAARNMGDDDQLDHDERYDRADEYLDVLYKLWEGSWEDDAVTLDKDGRAFTDPDKVHPIEHHGKHFDVPGIHLCEPSPQRTPVIYQAGASARGIDFAAKHAEAIFVGSTTKTVLAETVRKFRSALVEAGRHPYSARIYSLLTIVTAETSEQAHAKYADYLTYADEEGALVLNSGWMGIDLSAYDPDEPVGNVQSNAIRSVVAGFQQGNEDGDEWTIRDIARQTAIGGLGRTIVGSGEEIADQLQEWVADTDVDGFNLAYAITPATFVDVVEHVVPVLQERGVYAKAYGEGTLRHRLLNRGDRLPAEHRGATMRIDADDVREAGVA; encoded by the coding sequence ATGAGCCCCAACAGCGACTCGGGCACGGCACCCGAGGGCCGGAAACGGCAGATCCGGTTCAACGCGTTCGATATGAACTGCGTCGGCCATCAGTCCGCCGGGATGTGGCGGCACCCCGACGACCAGTCGCGCCGCTACAAGGACCTCGACTACTGGACCGACCTCGCGAAGACCTTGGAGCGCGGCGTGTTCGACGGCATCTTCATCGCCGACGTCTTGGGCACGTACGACGTCTACGGCGGTACGAACGAAGCCGCCTTGCGTGCAGGTACGCAGGTGCCCGTCAACGACCCGATGATGCTCGTATCGGCGATGGCCCACGTGACCGAGCATCTCGGCTTCGGCATCACCGCGGGCACCGCGTACGAGCACCCGTACCCGTTCGCGCGCCGGATGTCGACACTCGACCACCTGACCAAGGGGCGGGTCGGCTGGAACGTCGTCACCGGCTACCTCGCTTCCGCCGCCCGCAACATGGGAGACGACGACCAACTCGACCACGACGAGCGCTACGACCGCGCCGACGAGTACCTCGATGTGCTCTACAAGCTGTGGGAGGGATCGTGGGAGGACGACGCGGTGACGCTCGACAAGGACGGCCGGGCCTTCACCGATCCCGACAAGGTCCATCCGATCGAGCACCACGGAAAGCACTTCGACGTACCCGGCATCCACCTGTGTGAGCCGTCGCCGCAACGCACGCCGGTGATCTACCAGGCGGGTGCGTCGGCGCGCGGCATCGACTTCGCCGCCAAGCATGCGGAGGCGATCTTCGTCGGCTCGACCACGAAGACGGTGCTTGCGGAGACCGTACGAAAGTTCCGCAGCGCGCTCGTCGAGGCCGGTCGACACCCGTACTCGGCCCGCATCTACTCGCTGCTGACGATCGTCACCGCGGAGACGTCTGAGCAGGCGCACGCCAAGTACGCCGACTACCTGACGTACGCCGACGAGGAGGGCGCGCTCGTACTGAACTCCGGCTGGATGGGCATCGACCTCTCCGCGTACGACCCCGACGAGCCGGTCGGCAACGTACAGAGCAACGCGATCCGTTCGGTGGTCGCCGGGTTTCAGCAGGGCAACGAGGACGGCGACGAATGGACGATCCGCGACATCGCGCGACAGACGGCGATCGGCGGACTCGGTAGGACGATCGTCGGCTCCGGAGAGGAGATCGCCGATCAGCTGCAGGAGTGGGTCGCCGATACCGACGTCGACGGCTTCAACCTCGCGTACGCGATCACCCCGGCCACGTTCGTCGACGTCGTCGAACACGTCGTTCCCGTATTGCAGGAGCGCGGTGTGTACGCCAAGGCCTATGGCGAGGGAACGCTGCGCCACCGCCTGCTCAACCGCGGCGACCGGCTTCCGGCGGAGCATCGCGGCGCCACCATGCGAATCGACGCGGACGACGTACGAGAGGCAGGTGTCGCATGA